One genomic region from Haloarcula taiwanensis encodes:
- a CDS encoding hydrolase — MGYESVIFDNDGVLLTLTDMDAHYVGARQAFEELGVVSPSTAHVEAMSIGVTVSELTDICTEYDIDPERFFRARDEALTAVQQALIRAGEKQPYADVAELDRLDCPLGVVSSNQRETVAFAFEHFDIGHYFDTVWAREPTVESLRRKKPRPYYIERAMADLDVSDALFVGDNASDIEAAHRAGIDSAFIRRPHRVDTQFDVTPDYDVSGLEDVVRIAGRRSGSD, encoded by the coding sequence ATGGGGTACGAATCGGTCATCTTCGACAACGACGGCGTGTTGCTGACGCTGACGGACATGGATGCACACTACGTCGGCGCGCGGCAGGCCTTCGAGGAACTGGGGGTGGTCTCGCCGTCGACAGCCCACGTCGAAGCGATGAGCATCGGCGTGACAGTTTCTGAACTCACTGACATCTGTACGGAGTACGATATCGACCCCGAGCGGTTCTTCCGGGCTCGTGACGAGGCCCTGACCGCGGTGCAGCAGGCGCTTATCCGGGCCGGCGAGAAACAGCCCTACGCCGACGTAGCCGAGCTTGACCGACTTGACTGCCCGCTGGGTGTGGTTTCCTCGAACCAGCGCGAGACCGTCGCCTTCGCCTTCGAGCATTTCGATATCGGCCACTATTTCGACACCGTCTGGGCGCGCGAGCCGACAGTCGAGAGCCTTCGGCGGAAGAAACCCCGGCCGTACTACATCGAGCGGGCGATGGCGGACCTCGATGTCAGTGACGCCCTGTTCGTCGGCGACAACGCATCCGACATCGAGGCGGCACACCGGGCCGGCATCGACTCGGCGTTCATCCGTCGACCCCACAGGGTCGACACGCAATTCGACGTGACCCCAGACTACGATGTGTCCGGCCTCGAAGACGTAGTTCGAATCGCCGGTCGACGTAGCGGGAGCGACTGA